In Pseudomonadales bacterium, the genomic window TCGATATAGCTTGCTACCTCCGCAAACGCCGCAGCTTTATCGGCTTTTGGAAATGGCACATAATGGAACGGAATATCATGCCATTCTACCATCTCGCGAAGATTTTCATGATTTGAAACCACTGCTGGTATATCACAGGCAAGATCACCTGAATGCCATCGATGAAGTAAATCAGCCAAGCAGTGCGAGGCATGGCTGGCAAGTATCAACATTTTTTTCGCTTGCTGCGACTCAGTTAAACGCCACTGCATATCAAAACGCTGCGCCAGTGCCGCAAACTGCTGCCTAAATTCCGACAAAGTCAGATCCAGCGAATCCACTTTAATCTCATTTCGCATATAAAAGCGACCGGTCTCTTGATCGCTATGGTAGCTGGCTTCGAGCAGCCAGCCATGATGTTGCGCAATAAACGCCGAAACCTCGGCAACAATGCCCACTCGATCAGGGCAATCAATAATCAGACGATAACTGGGTGACATAAATTTGCTCAAAAGTTTCCAGAGGCTTAATTATGGCATAGCATTTGCTCAACTTAAATCAAAGCCTTGCTTATGAGCTTAGCTGGGCATTTTCTCCACCCTAAAACTGACATAGACGAGGTTCTTTATGTCTGATAAAAATTGGATGCTAAACCCGACTGCGATTTCGCATGCGCGTGTATGTATTGCTGTCATTCAAGAGGAGCTTGGGGTTAAGTTAAAACTGTCTCATCCGCAGTTTTTAGAAATGATTAAAGAATATATCGAATTAACCGACTCTGTTGAATTAGCCAGCGCTTACAACGTGCTTGCGAGCATGGCCGGCAGCCAACTCGATGCAGTCGCCACTGCGCCGCAAAAGGTAGTTAATCTTAACCCGCCCAATGCAAAACCCGTTGAAACTCCAGTAGTTGCAGCAACACAAGTGGCACCAGCGCCAGTCAACA contains:
- the purU gene encoding formyltetrahydrofolate deformylase: MSPSYRLIIDCPDRVGIVAEVSAFIAQHHGWLLEASYHSDQETGRFYMRNEIKVDSLDLTLSEFRQQFAALAQRFDMQWRLTESQQAKKMLILASHASHCLADLLHRWHSGDLACDIPAVVSNHENLREMVEWHDIPFHYVPFPKADKAAAFAEVASYIDHYQADFTVLARFMQIMPNTLCEAYAGQMINIHHSFLPSFIGANPYQKAYERGVKLIGATCHYVTGQLDEGPIIEQDVVRVSHRHSKQDMVRLGKDVESDVLARGVRLHIEDRVIISGNKTVILD